A window from Odocoileus virginianus isolate 20LAN1187 ecotype Illinois chromosome 24, Ovbor_1.2, whole genome shotgun sequence encodes these proteins:
- the MYG1 gene encoding MYG1 exonuclease, whose protein sequence is MGHRFLRGFLPVLLLPPPRRSPHLKLNLEPVSPSKRPRSHLMAPPRIGTHNGTFHCDEALACALLRLLPEYRDAEIVRTRDPEKLAACDIVVDVGGEYDPQRHRYDHHQRSFTETMSSLSPGKPWQTKLSSAGLIYLHFGHKLLAQLLGTSEEDGMVGTLYDKMYENFVEEVDAVDNGISQWEEGEPRYLLTTTLSARVARLNPTWNQPNQDTEAGFKRAMDLVREEFLQRLDFYQNSWLPARALVEEALAKRFQVDPSGEIIELAKGGCPWKEHLYQLESGLSPTGTIAFVIYTDQAGQWRVQCVPKEPHSFQSRLPLLEPWRGLRDEALDQISGIPGCVFVHASGFIGGHRTREGALSMARATLAQRPAPTPAQDPLVQ, encoded by the exons ATGGGCCACCGCTTCCTGCGCGGTTTCCTGCCTGTGCTGTTGCTGCCGCCACCCCGCCGGAGCCCGCATCTCAAGCTCAACCTGGAGCCCGTCTCACCTTCCAAACGACCCCGCAGCCACCTCATGGCTCCGCCCCGAATCGGGACACACAACGGCACCTTCCACTGCGATGAGGCGCTGGCGTGCGCGTTGCTGCGCCTCCTACCGGAGTACCGG GATGCAGAGATTGTGCGGACCCGAGACCCCGAGAAACTGGCTGCTTGTGACATCGTGGTAGACGTGGGTGGCGAGTACGACCCTCAGAGACACCGATATGACCATCACCAGAG GTCTTTCACAGAGACCATGAGCTCCCTGTCCCCTGGGAAGCCGTGGCAGACCAAGCTGAGCAGTGCGGGACTCATCTATCTGCACTTCGGGCACAAGCTGCTGGCCCAGTTGCTGGGCACTAGCGAAGAGGACGGCATGGTGGGCACCCTCTATGACAAG ATGTATGAGAACTTCGTGGAGGAGGTGGATGCAGTGGACAATGGGATTTCCCAATGGGAGGAGGGAGAGCCTCGGTACCTGCTGACCACCACGCTGAGCGCCAGGGTTGCTCGGCTTAATCCCACCTGGAACCAGCCAAACCAAGACACTGAG GCTGGGTTCAAGCGTGCAATGGACCTGGTTCGAGAGGAGTTTCTGCAGAGACTAGATTTCTACCAGAACAGCTGGCTGCCAGCCCGAGCCCTGGTGGAAGAGGCCCTGGCAAAGAGGTTCCAG GTGGACCCAAGTGGGGAGATAATAGAACTGGCAAAGGGTGGCTGTCCCTGGAAGGAGCACCTCTATCAGCTGGAATCGGGGCTGTCCCCCACAGGGACCATCGCCTTTGTTATCTACACAGACCAGGCTGGACAGTGGCGGGTACAGTGTGTGCCTAAGGAGCCCCATTCGTTCCAGAGCAG GCTGCCCCTGCTAGAGCCATGGCGCGGTCTTCGGGATGAGGCCCTGGACCAGATCAGTGGAATTCCTGGCTGCGTCTTTGTCCATGCCAGCGGCTTCATTGGTGGGCACCGTACCCGAGAGGGCGCCCTGAGCATGGCTCGTGCCACCTTGGCCCAGCGCCCAGCACCTACGCCTGCCCAAGATCCCCTAGTCCAATAA
- the PFDN5 gene encoding prefoldin subunit 5: protein MAQSVNITELNLPQLEMLKNQLDQEVEFLSTSIAQLKVVQTKYVEAKDCLNVLKKNNEGKELLVPLTSSMYVPGKLHDVEHVLIDVGTGYYVEKTAEDAKDFFKRKIDFLTKQMEKIQPALQEKHAMKQAVMEMMSQKIQQLTTLGAAQATAKA from the exons ATGGCGCAGTCGGTTAACATCACTGAGCTGAATTTGCCGCAGCTAGAAATGCTCAAGAACCAGCTGGACCAG GAAGTGGAGTTCTTGTCCACGTCCATTGCCCAGCTCAAGGTGGTTCAGACCAAGTATGTGGAAGCCAAGGACTGTCTGAACGTGTTGAAGAAAAACAACGAGG GGAAAGAATTACTTGTCCCACTGACGAGTTCT ATGTATGTCCCCGGGAAGCTACATGATGTGGAACATGTGCTTATCGATGTGGGAACTGGCTACTATGTAGAGAAG ACAGCTGAGGATGCCAAGGACTTCTTCAAGAGGAAGATAGACTTCCTTACCAAGCAAATGGAAAAAATCCAGCCAGCTCTTCAGGAGAAGCACGCCATGAAACAGG CTGTCATGGAGATGATGAGCCAGAAGATTCAGCAGCTCACAACCCTGGGAGCAGCTCAGGCTACCGCCAAGGCCTGA